The DNA window TGTGATTGAAGGAGGAAAGAATCAAAAGGTTCAAAGTGTTCTACTTTCATATCTGGTTTCCTCATTAAAAGTGGCTAGACTAAATCCCTTGGATGCTTTGTTATTGTTTGTATCTGGCAGGAAGCCCCAGGCTATGGAGCAGATGTCCTGCGCCTTTGGGTTTCCAGTGTGGACTACACCGGTGATGTGATGATCGGTTCTCAAGTTCTCCGTCAAATGTCAGATATTTATAGGAAGCTACGAGGAACATTAAGGTTCCTTCTAGGAAATCTGCATGATTGGACAGTAAGttcattttaatcatttatgtTTTCCTTAGCTTATGTCTtgtaggagagagagagagagaacttGTGGtgcattcttttgttttgttttgttttgtttttttctctcccctTCCTGGAATCAGCTTTTAGATTAGCAACTTTttctcctcctttttcttcatgtatctacataataataatctcGTTTGTATTGACAGGAGGAAAATGCTGTACAATATCAGGATCTTCCAAGGATTGACCAGCATGCATTGTTTCAGcttgaaaatatcattaacAACATCAGAGAAAGCTATGAAAGCTATCAGTTCTTTAAGATCTTTCAGGTGACTTTTCTTCTGATGgtcttattattttattcattgaatttgaattattatcaGCATAATCTGGTGTCAAGGGCTGTGAGAATAACTCAAAATGGCCACGCTTTGGAAATAAACCAACAGTATTGCAAGATTGTATTAACTTTAAAACCAATCTATCATAAAGCTCTGCCTCCTAGTTGCTGTAACTTTGTGGATGAACTGAATTCTTATCCCCATATTTGAGCTTACATTTAATAATTCTTACGGATATCCTGGAAAAGTATCATCCAACGGATGCTTAGATTCAGCCTTTGCCTCCCAAAGGCTTGATTTATATTCAAGGTCTCTTCCAGCTTATCAATGACATTAATTGCATGATCGACGTGACTCTGTGAGGACTTGTACGTCCAAATATTGACATGATTCTGTAAGGACTTTTAAGTTGGGAAAGCCACCCAACAAAATGTCCAAAAACAACGTTGAATTATGACTTATTGCTTCATTATAAATGGTGTAAAAGTTTTGTGGTCTTCTGAAATCTACTTTGCTTTCTAGAGCTAAGCACGAATCCTGGGTAATTTGTATATTTGGTGGTAATTTGACCATGGAACTTTTCACATTTTCAGATCATACAACGGTTCGTAATTGTTGATCTATCAAATTTCTACTTTGACGTCGCTAAAGATCGATTATATGTGGGGTaagttttctctttttatcttACTTATTCCTTATGCAAGTGGTTCTTTTCTTTAAGCAAAATGCTAATGTTGTTGGCAATTTCAGGGGATCCACGAGTTTTACTAGGAGAAGTTGTCAAACAGTTCTAGCAGCACATATCGTTTCCATAGCAAGAATAATTGCTCCAATATTGCCTCATTTGGCTGAGGATGTGTGGCAGAATTTACCCTTCCAATATACAAACGACGATGGTTCTGCTGCAAAATTTGTCTTTGAATCAAGGTGGCCAAGTTTAAATAAGACTAGGCTTTCTCTccccagagaagaagttgatTTCTGGGCAAATATTCTTGAGGTATTTAATGTCTCTACAATTACAGACGTTCTGATAACAACTTATAAACAAGGTTTACTGTCGACGAATATGAACTAAACTAAATTATTGAAACTCGGATCTGAGAAGATTCGCTAACCCTTTAGCACTTTGATCAGCTAAGAACCGAGGTGAATAAAGTCCTCGAGGTTGCTCGAACTGGGAAATTGATTGGTTCAAGCTTAGAGGCTAAAGTTCATCTACATGCCTCAGGAGATGGTCTGGCTACTAAGTTGTGTGAAATGTGTGAATCCAACCATGACGCAGACACTTTGCAAAGAATATTTATTACATCTCAGGTAATCCTAACagggtttttcttttacaaaggCATAAACTATAGCTTATTGGGTTTAGTGTTTTAAGTGCCATGATTCATTGTTCCATTGCCTCAAGTCGAAGGACGTGCGTATTAGTGTATATCGCTATGAAAGTACATATTGTAGTTTCTTGTTATGGAAATCTTGTTTAGATCGAAACCCAAGCCTTTGACTTGGTGATTGTTCCGATTATGAATAGTTAGTAATGTGATCCAGTTTTCATAATCATCAGCTTTAGGACAACATTTTGATACTCGTGTTTTGGAAATGGCATACACAGGTTGAGGTTCATCGAGCCATAGAGAATGAGCTGACAGAGAACATACCATACACTGGAGAGTGTCTCATTGAAGGCATCAAAGTCTGGATTGGTGTGTCTCGTGCTGAAGGTTCCAAGTGTGAAAGATGTTGGAACTTTTCGTTACGAGTTGGGTCGTTCCCGGAACATCCAGCTCTCTGCAAGCGGTGTTTCGATGTCATTGCTGGCTACCCAGAACCAGCTATGGCGGCAGTCAGCTGAGACTCCTGAAGTTGAAGGGTGTCTCCATTTTTGAGATGGTGTTGTAtattattttccattaaatttcattgatgacaTTAATTATGATGCATTTTTTAGTAGGCTCAGACTTAGATTATGCAGCTGAGCTGAAAAGTTTGATAGATTTTCAGCTGAAGAATTGAGCAAAGCCTGAacgaataattatttttcaaagaacattttattttagtctttgTTCATGTTATGGCAAAGCtgtaaatttaatatttggacGTAGAAATAAAGCCCAAATTAATTTGGACATGAACctcaatataaattaaatatatgttttttatttttttaatgaaattaaatttataatttaacttaaaaagtGCCCTAATTTTATCTCTTTATTCCAAGCTTGAGGTTTCTAACTTCTAAATTCTTCAATTAGTCCCCTATTAATCATGAGCATTAATTACGTCATTAATAATACAGAGTTGGGTTTTATTGTCTTCCTCCTAAAAGATTggtaatgaatttttattatgcAAATAGGAGAATTAACGAAATCTAGACTTTATTGTAACTCAAAANaaaaaaaaaaaaaaaaaaaaaaaaaaaaaacagataatCTCTCAGATTTTCCATTactaagaagaagaaagcttcctaaaaatcaatgaaatttaGACATCAAAAACGCAGATTTTGAACCCAAAAAAAGTTTACAAATCTCCCACATTATTAGTAACTGATAAATAAATACCAAAACCATACAATTTTGAACACTGTATTATAATGGCTAtcaagaagatgatgataCCTTCACAGCTTTGAATGCTGGATGAAGCAACCCGAGTTCATCCTTCACCTCCAACGGATTGCTTGTTTCGTTCCGAACCCGCTTCACTCTCCTACTGGCCAGTGATTTGTGTGTAAAGCCGTAGATTTGTAGAATCTGATTGTCCCCAAAGTTGTATGCTCTGTCCATTTGTTTCAGGCATCTTTCTACTGGGTAATCTCCGAACTTCCCGCACGGCTTGCACCCGACGAAATGGGTGACGAGAGGCCATCGGTGATCACCGAGCCCCGGATGGTGATTCTCGATCATCTCCTCATATCGATCGACCAGAATACCCCAATATCCGTGTAGATAGTACCCATTCTCAAggtatactttgttccccCATTGATCTCTTTGAGTTGCCAGCAGATAAACCATAGCTGACTGATCATCAGCTTCGAAAACTGGCCTGCCCTTCAGCTCTCTGGTCAGGATCTTCCCAGCTTCATCTCTAATCTTGCCCTTCGGCCCCATTGGCGCCCAGGCGTCGAGAATGTCCAGAGACCATTGGCAGTTCCTCAGAAGAAAACTTCCGGTGTTCAGCCCAATCCAATTCTTCTGATCATAAATCATCTCATTCCATCCGTGCATCACAAAGTTATGATCCTTATACCTTTCCCATGGAACCTCAAAAGCCATATCAGTGAACATAGCATCACTGTCCATCCACCATAGGAACTCAACCTCCGGGTGGGACAGTAAAAGCTTCCTAATCAATGGAAGCTTAGCCCAGAAACCAGCCATTTCAGCATCAAGAAGCGCCATAttgtaaaaaatttcaatcccATGGAGCCTACAATAATCGATCTTGTTCTTAATCGATTTCAGAAGGTAATGGTCACCAACAGGATTCTCACAGGGCTTTGGGGAGGATCCAGTAACCAAAAGAACTCGGGGCTTATTAGGTCCAATGAAATTAGGGAAATCAGGGTTGTTCTTCAGCCATTCAGCTCGCTGTTGATCCCAATCGGATATTTTAGGACCAAGACTGTAGGGTTTACTCGGATCGGGCTTCTCATCCTCACCTTCATCCACCAAAATCTTCGAAATATCGAATGTAGCATAATTATTGGACTGGTCAGCCGGCTTGTCTGTAGTCTCCGGCTGGACCTCTTCAAGAACACGGCGAGGCTCAACGCGACGACCGCGAGAGGAGAAATGGTCGCGGATCTCCTTAAAGTCCTGCTCGGGAGTGCCGAACTTGCCAGCACCGACAGTACCGCGGAGGACAACGACAGTGAGGAAGAGACAAAGAACAGTGACGGCGCTGTGGCGGAAAGCCCTCTGGATCCGGCGGAGACGGATGGGGCCAAGAATGCGCTCGATCATCTTCTCAGATTCAGAGATGAGAACCTTGAACAGAAACAGCAgaagaattcaaaatcaatctgGAATGTGAATGGCAATGGAGATTCAGAAatggatttgaaattgaaactgGATTTTAATTTCGATCTGAAACGCGAAGAACAAAGGATCGACAGAGAAGAGGGTTTCTCGGAGTCGgtggaagaaggaagagaaagtCCGAAGAGAACAACGCGATTTACAAAGAAAGCGCTTCCTTGTATTCAGACATGGTTTTTCGCCTTCTTTTTTGCTTCTCAATGGCAATTTCGTAATTATTCAGGATTTTGCCTATCTTGTGGGACccactttattattattattattattattatttctttactttttcttttttaacattttattttcttttgagtaATTATTTCTCCCTTTACGTGAATCATggacttttatattttatattttatattttaaaattaattattattattattataaattttattatataatttttgaacggaaaaagatgttttttattgcaaaatttggaaaataaaacaaatgttaaaatataataaaaatgaaaatttatagattaatATGGAATGACAAGAAGTGCCAGctgtaaattaattaaattatttctataaaaaaagagatgtgattttatatttgggatacatttattaatttcacaTGGTTATGTGGCAAATGACGTGTGAGTGCCAGCTGTGAATTTGTGGGATCCAActaaagtcaaagtcaaagccGAGTGGTTGATAGCTTCATTTTCAACATGCCATTTGGCAGTTTAGAATTAtgtaagattattattattttttaaatatttactgtaataaagtatttataaaatattaaaattaaatttagtggttgaattttgatatttataattaattataagaataaaattaaattaaaattaaaggaagaaaaagaaattgaattaaattaaataattctatCACCTTATTTTCGATATTttagtaataaaaatttagatatttaaatatttttaaaataatttaaatcggGTAAGAATCCAGATTTAGATAGATTtagatatataaatattttaagataaagattaaaatattttaaaataaaatttgaaattctaaCGGCAAAATACAATATAACTATAAAAAGAGGACGAGAAGTATTGTAAGTGTATAAGCTTTAGTCACTTACTTCAAGCTTAAACTAGGGCTAAACCTGTGCCCTCTCGAGTCTTGCCAAACAATGTCTGAACAAGTAAACAAAGCCATAGATAGCCTGAGATTTCTCGGAGATGTTGGCCAAATCGATCTAAATTTCCTTGAACATATTTTGCCGCATTGCACCGTCGACCAACTGATGCATATAGAGAACTTTTCGAAAGGAAGAGATCTCACTCcaataacaaacaaattatGGAAAACTTTCTACGAAAAAAAGTTCGGTAAGGATGGTGTCAACTGTGTTCTTGAAAGGATGAAGCATAAGGAATCGTTTAGATGGAAGCAAATGTACGagttgaagatgaaggaatTAGAAGAGAAGGCGGTAGAAATTGAGAAACGATATATACAGAACTGTCGAAACGAAAAAGCTCGAAAACAGAGCCGTCAAGTAAAGATATGTGAGATATCGTCGCCGAGTAAGGTTTTGAAGAAGCCAAAAGTACAAACCAAAATTTGTCAAGTTTTATCTGCAAACAATAATAAACGAAGCTACCCGAGAGTAACAAGCAAGATACTGAAAAAAGCCAGAAAAGAAACACGACAGAGTATAGAGACGAAGAATTTGATAGCTTTTCGTAGAAATGCAATTCAAAAGTAGTAATTTTCTTGAATAACTGATGTAATAAAATTGATAActtttggtttaaattttaagaatatggTTTATGATAGGTTATTGGATATGATTTATACTTcaatttaagttattttaaacaaaCGCATATAAGGTTCAATGTTCATACATTTGagtaattacttttaaatgaatttttttgaaactcgactttaaaattaattttactttccatctaaatatataattttgtcaaaagttgttcaaaatataaaattctattaaaattgCTTTgagtttccccaaaaggcctcacaccaatgaagttagtattcctcacttataaacccatgatcattccctaaattagccgatgtgggactttcatcatccaacacctcccctcgaacaaagtgcgcctccccttaattgaggctcgacttcttggagtcttagtcattttttactgccttcgaggatgcttgactccttttcttttggagttctttgttcgatatttgaggatttaccaatctattggcacgactaagtttagggcattgctttgataccatgttagacgaacacaactctctacaatggtatgataccATGTACGACTAAGTTTCATGTGGATTGCATGTACGACTAAGTttcatgttagacgaacacaactctccacaatggtatgataccATGTACGACTAAGTTTCATGTGGATTGCACTTTATTCATGGCTTATTGTGTCGTTGATGCAGTTCCGCAACGAATCGATTGATTACTTCCAAGGATCATGCTTCCGTCCAGATCAACATTGAGCATggcttgttcttcttctgctgGCTGTGTTTTTATATACAACAACAAACAAGTTTATTCATCATCTGTGATTGTTGTTGCCTGTTACATTGTTAAGCACTTAGATTATGAGCTGCTGTCCTAATTGAAGCTAATTTGACTCAAAACTAAAGAACACAGAAGATTTATAGTTAGACTAAATCATAGCTCAAgtaaagaagatgagaagaaagGGTAGAAGCGTTCAAGGCCgacgctagaagatattgtcctctttggactttccctttcgggtttcccctcaaagcttctAAAACGCTTTGTTCTCGtcccccaatcgatgtgggatctgacaatctaccctccttcgaggccaacaatctcgctggcacttgtttctttcttcaatcgatgtgggactcctcaatccactccccctttggggccagtgtccttgctggtacactacctcatgtccacccccttcagggttcAGCCTCTTTGCTGTCACATCGTTCAAAGTCATTCGGTGTcgtgctctgataccatttgtaacagcccaaacccaccactaatagatattgtcttctttgggctttcccctcCAGCCATCCCCTCAAGttaaagagagatttccacacccttttaaagaatgttttgttctcttccccatcgacgtgggatctcaccaaAATTGAGTCTCAAATGGCCTTTTTGTGATCGGCCTTTGCCCTCTAGCTTCCTCTTAAACGGTGAGAGCAGCCATTTTTGTAAGGATAAGCAGCCATTTTATGGGCCATGAAAATGTGGAGGCTTCTACTCACTTGAACTATTCAACTCGAACcgagttagatttttttttaNttttttttttttttttttttttttttttttttttttttttttttttttttgttagatcAACTAAATCCCGTCTTTTAAcacatttaattataatagatattaatgatgaatttgactATTCGACTGAAAATAGAGGATTGAGGTGTGAACCATATAAGTTATTTGAGTGAAAATCATTATATGATGGAGATTCGATCCGAAACTTGATAGCCA is part of the Cucurbita pepo subsp. pepo cultivar mu-cu-16 chromosome LG03, ASM280686v2, whole genome shotgun sequence genome and encodes:
- the LOC111791161 gene encoding xyloglucan 6-xylosyltransferase 2; the encoded protein is MIERILGPIRLRRIQRAFRHSAVTVLCLFLTVVVLRGTVGAGKFGTPEQDFKEIRDHFSSRGRRVEPRRVLEEVQPETTDKPADQSNNYATFDISKILVDEGEDEKPDPSKPYSLGPKISDWDQQRAEWLKNNPDFPNFIGPNKPRVLLVTGSSPKPCENPVGDHYLLKSIKNKIDYCRLHGIEIFYNMALLDAEMAGFWAKLPLIRKLLLSHPEVEFLWWMDSDAMFTDMAFEVPWERYKDHNFVMHGWNEMIYDQKNWIGLNTGSFLLRNCQWSLDILDAWAPMGPKGKIRDEAGKILTRELKGRPVFEADDQSAMVYLLATQRDQWGNKVYLENGYYLHGYWGILVDRYEEMIENHHPGLGDHRWPLVTHFVGCKPCGKFGDYPVERCLKQMDRAYNFGDNQILQIYGFTHKSLASRRVKRVRNETSNPLEVKDELGLLHPAFKAVKVSSSS